One genomic segment of Salminus brasiliensis chromosome 6, fSalBra1.hap2, whole genome shotgun sequence includes these proteins:
- the LOC140556786 gene encoding hyaluronidase-2 yields the protein MSHSLITFMAHCFRRQLSRPLLSLTPVLLLLFLSFLSCPCHSGPARAPILAGQPFLVLWGVPNKDCLGRPDPASFGMEWEGRVAMFYEDSLGLYPYFSADEQSINGGLPQHTSLDLHLQKVEGDLTTSLPQAGAPGLGVLRWGEWAPQWSRNKGKQGRYLEESRALLRGFFPDWSVEEVEKWAQVDFEAAAQSILMETLRELKRLRPQRLWGVAPYPNCYNSDPAQMQLANYTGRCPAAEMALNDEMMWLWKRSSALYPILSLEKQPEGTKGAWLYASNQIREALRVAALAGSTSDLPVFPLVKSVYASSRTFLSEADLVNTVGESAAMGASGVIIWEKSIPAKTQKTCSELSSYIREVLGPYAVNVTTATRLCGVSLCQGRGRCVRKKPEDPVYLHLPSAHFLLMTNGVEGIRATGQLPPTYLDIWRRDFRCQWFEALEGAAADQESGGPDIRRQRLPPTVKPPSDIVQTVGTVATITPAGQQPVVSGCPSHDVPIIVLSMLLIISFANFNLTSLMVGRTR from the exons ATGAGTCACTCCCTAATCACCTTCATGGCTCACTGTTTCAGAAGACAACTCTCCAGGCCCCTCCTCTCCCTTACTCctgtccttcttctcctctttctctccttcttgtCCTGTCCGTGTCACAGTGGGCCGGCCCGTGCCCCTATTTTGGCCGGGCAGCCTTTCCTGGTTCTTTGGGGTGTGCCCAATAAAGACTGTCTGGGCCGTCCAGACCCAGCGAGTTTCGGGATGGAGTGGGAGGGGCGCGTGGCTATGTTTTATGAGGACTCTCTGGGGCTGTACCCGTATTTCAGTGCCGATGAACAGTCCATTAACGGCGGACTGCCGCAGCACACCAGCCTGGACCTTCACCTCCAGAAGGTAGAAGGGGATCTGACAACCAGTCTGCCCCAGGCAGGAGCGCCTGGGCTGGGCGTACTGAGGTGGGGCGAGTGGGCCCCCCAGTGGAGCAGGAACAAGGGAAAGCAGGGGAGGTACCTGGAGGAGTCACGAGCACTGCTCCGGGGATTTTTCCCCGACTGGagtgtggaggaggtggagaaatGGGCCCAg GTGGACTTTGAAGCAGCAGCCCAGTCCATCCTAATGGAGACCCTGAGAGAGCTGAAAAGGCTCCGCCCACAGAGGCTATGGGGCGTAGCTCCATATCCGAACTGCTACAACTCTGACCCTGCCCAGATGCAACTGGCAAACTACACGGGCCGCTGCCCGGCTGCAGAGATGGCCCTTAACGATGAGATGATGTGGTTATGGAAACGAAGTTCAGCTCTCTACCCCATCCTATCACTGGAAAAACAACCTGAGGGGaccaagggggcgtggctttaTGCATCCAATCAGATCAGAGAGGCTCTTAGAGTGGCGGCTCTAGCAGGGTCAACTTCTGATCTTCCTGTTTTCCCCTTGGTCAAGAGCGTGTACGCCTCCTCCCGCACATTTCTCTCTGAG GCTGACCTGGTGAATACTGTAGGAGAAAGTGCTGCTATGGGCGCATCAGGAGTCATCATCTGGGAAAAATCCATCCCTGCGAAAACACAG AAGACCTGCTCTGAACTTAGCTCCTACATTCGAGAGGTTCTCGGCCCTTACGCAGTCAACGTGACCACGGCAACGCGCCTCTGTGGGGTCTCGCTGTGTCAAGGGCGTGGTCGCTGTGTACGCAAGAAACCAGAAGACCCTGTGTACCTGCACCTCCCCTCAGCTCACTTTCTTCTGATGACCAACGGGGTGGAGGGAATCCGGGCAACTGGGCAACTTCCTCCTACCTACTTGGACATCTGGAGGCGGGACTTTCGCTGCCAGTGGTTTGAGGCCCTAGAAGGGGCAGCCGCTGATCAGGAGTCAGGTGGGCCAGACATTAGACGCCAGAGACTACCGCCCACAGTAAAGCCACCCTCAGATATTGTTCAGACAGTGGGGACAGTGGCCACCATTACGCCTGCTGGACAGCAACCAGTAGTCAGCGGCTGTCCCTCCCACGACGTGCCCATTATAGTTCTTTCTATGCTGTTGATCATCAGCTTTGCAAACTTCAACCTGACCAGCCTAATGGTGGGACGCACAAGATGA